The stretch of DNA GTAGAATCCATATCTAATAAAGTGGGATTCATTAAACAAACTGAACAGTTTGGAGATTATTCAGTTGCAAGCACAGACTTATCAAATTATTTTGTCATAAGTGAGTATACATTTGCTTACAATCCATCACGTATTAATGTGGGATCTATTGCCTATAAATCACAAGGAAAACAAAATTCTATTGTTTCTCCTTTATATATTTCTTTTAAAACTACAGAAAAACTTGGGGATACTTATTTGTGGTATTGGTTTAAAACTCAGAATTTTGAAAAGCAAAGAGAAGTTTTTTCGGAAGGAGGCGTAAGAGATACTCTTTCCTTTAATCAATTAAGTGAAATGCAAATATATATCCCACAACTGTTAGAGCAACAAAATATAGGAATATTACTTACTAATATTCAAAAATTTATTACACTCCAAGAACGTAAGCTAGAACTGTATAAACAACTTAAGAAATATTTGCTTCAAAAGATGTTTGCTAATGAACAGGAAAAAGCTCCACAAATTAGATTTAAGGGATTTGATGGTAAATGGGAAAAGAAAAGGCTAGAAAATTATTTTTCTGAAAGTAATAAACGTTCTTCAAAAGGTAAAATGCTTTCTGTAACGATTAATCATGGCGTTATTCCATTTTGCAAATTAAATAAAAAAGATAATTCAAGTAAAGATAAGTCAAAATATAAATTAGTTAACATTAATGATATTGCATATAACACTATGCGTATGTGGCAGGGGGCGTGTGGCGTGTCTAATTATTGTGGTATTGTCAGTCCTGCATATACGGTTATTACAC from Lactobacillus sp. ESL0785 encodes:
- a CDS encoding restriction endonuclease subunit S, which translates into the protein MGFIKQTEQFGDYSVASTDLSNYFVISEYTFAYNPSRINVGSIAYKSQGKQNSIVSPLYISFKTTEKLGDTYLWYWFKTQNFEKQREVFSEGGVRDTLSFNQLSEMQIYIPQLLEQQNIGILLTNIQKFITLQERKLELYKQLKKYLLQKMFANEQEKAPQIRFKGFDGKWEKKRLENYFSESNKRSSKGKMLSVTINHGVIPFCKLNKKDNSSKDKSKYKLVNINDIAYNTMRMWQGACGVSNYCGIVSPAYTVITPNKSTSPDFFVELFKQEKIKQLFQKHSQGLTSDTWNLKFPLFKKIGVYVPLIDEQNLISNELKKINKKLLLQENQINFLSAVKQYLLQNLFC